DNA sequence from the Coffea eugenioides isolate CCC68of chromosome 9, Ceug_1.0, whole genome shotgun sequence genome:
GACACGGTAATGCTTCCATTTGCCATTACATTGACGGACTTAATAGTACTTCAAAACCTTATTCATGTTTCTTGCCAAGGACTAATATATCATGCTACGGTCAAATGCACAAGAAGATAAAAGGACACAGTAAATTCTCTACAGACCAGCCGGATAACGAAAATACAGGTGTTACAACCTTAAACTGAATACAAAAAGTATAGATGTTAAATATAACAATAATATGTCTATTGACTTGAGACAGTTGCTCTTGTGACAGGCGCTTGAGATGTGATCCAGCAACATGCTTATGCCTTGATGATGAAGAGTGTAATTATCCCAATTCCATGCGAGATCAAGGGATCCGAAGAGCTCAGAACAGAGCCTAGATACGATTATAAAGGTCAAAGAAATTCATCCTGAGGAACTTCTAGCAAAGGTTGAATCTGTAACAAAATAGAAATCATTTGCTAGCAGAATTTACCTTAAAACGTCTTTTCAGAGTTGCTAAAAGCTTGTCAGGATCAAACTTTGTCGCTGTATAAGCCTTAATCTTATTAACTTCCTGTAAGAGTGAAACGAGTAGGTAACAAACAACTCAAGTGCTTCCAGTCccaaggaaaatgcaatgagcTCTAAAGTATGTACTCCTCTCTTAACCAAAGTGATGTGTCAACAATAGTGCAAAATATCACATTCAGATCATGGATGCCATGATCGGTAtggaattcaaaaaaaaaatgatacgTATGAAGATTATTCTGTCCAATATGCCGAACTGTTTTGTGAGACCAAGTCATTTCACTACATGCTTGGAGGATCATTAAGAATTGAAGGACTTAGATGACAAATTAAGATCTGCACTTGAACAATGCTTCCAGTTTCTCCcttaaaatttttctaaatgATTTTTGTAAGGGAGACTGCTAGTAGATTCTTTGAGTACCTCAATCCATGCTGCTAGTTTTGGCCTGCCCTCTGTAATATCATACTTCTTGAAATCCAATAGGAATGGTTGGAACATTTCAACGTGTGGAGCAAAAACCATATCCACCTGAGTTCTTCAGGATATGAATCCAACTTATAGCGAATCCAAACATCATTctgatttcttttttcatatccCTTTTCGAATGCTTGAAAGAAGGACTTCATTCAAACACGATCTACGTGAAATTAAAAAAACTATAGGGGTCCATTGCACTTACCAGACTGAATTGTCCAAGGAAAAAAGGACCATCATCAAATTTGCCAAGGGCATCCTCAAGGTAATCAAAAGCAGCACCTGATCAAATCACCTACTTGAGTATCAAATATGACAGTAACTAGTAGCCAAAAAGCCATGAGCATTCAACTTACCAGTTTTACCTGCTCCATTTGCCATGAAAGAAGAAATTACACCTCCATAGAAAGAGTTGGAGTAGGAAAGCAACTTTTCAGCGAATGCTTTCCTGGCAGGATCCTGTATATTTAGTTAAGAGGACTTGGAACACAAGCTATCGAAAAATGCAGATAAAAAGCCGCAAATTTGCTCACTGAAATTTAACAGAAAGATGTTACCAATCTTACATCAGGAAGAACTGAAGGACCTTCAAAGTTTTCCTCGAAATAGTTGATTATTTCAATAGAGCCTCCTTTAACTTGATTGTTGTCGGCACCTGCTTTGATAATAGAGCATAAGAAGAGCTCCAAAGTATAAAATTAACTACGTGCAATGATTAGTAGCTGAAAATAGACTATAATCTCAAATTTGAGTAATAGGTACAGTTTGTTATCAAGAAATTTGTCCAGATCAGTAAATAAGTTCCcgaaacaagaaaaaaaaaagttcagaCCAGTTTTTGTGGATATTAACATGAGATTGATATTGTTGTGGAGTATTATTAGCATAGCGCAAGTAAATATCTAACCTCGTTTGCTGGGTAAAGCTTCTGCTGGTACCAGGCTGGCCAACTCTCTAGGTCAATAGCAATCAGTTTTACCCTATCTTGCAATCCCTGCTCCAGAAAAGAATATAAAATGCAATTCAGAAAATTCAGAAAGCTGATAGATTAGACCAAGCTGAATTATCAGGGTCAACAAGAACTCCTTGACAAACCTTGTAATTCCTTGCGATCCATGCTGCTTTTGCAAACGGGCATAGGTAAGCAACGAGCAACCCAAAATCAAGAAACGATACATTTTTTAGTATCATAatattaagcttgaatggaCAATAGTTAATGAAGATTTTCATGTTGTGATTTCTGAACCGAAAATATTCCAACCAACCAAATTATCCATTTCTTTCAGTCCCGGTGGCATAATGTTAAACTTGTAAAACTTGTTTTTCTCATATGAAATATGACTTAAAGCCAACACGACCTTGTAAAATGAGCCACAGTCGGCATCTCAATGCAAAATTCTTGATCCGCATCTCAAGCTCAACTAGGACCATAGATGCCTTGATTTCCAATTCCATGCATATATAATAGCATATCCGAGATGAGAAGTGTCACCGTGTCCCACACCCAAACAAAATTATTGATCTTCTATTGGACCGTTGTCCCGTTTACCTTAAAAATCAAGTTATTCCCTCTAACCCTCGAGCATTAGAGTCAGTATCAAACCATCAAAGTGAGGGCCAATGTTGTTGGGATGTATCTAGATAAGGAACTGCACGAACTGAATGATTTGCAGAGCTAAGTGGCTTAAACACTACAGCCATGTAAAGGGCTCCTAGAATCTCCAGCTCGAGTTACATAAATAAGGAGACAAGTCCGGATTACGGGCCTAGCTTCGTGAGGGTGCAAAGTCCCAAAAGGGTGGTCAATCTCTCCACCCCCGCGTCCTAAAGATGCAGGGCCATTGCAAGGAAAACGCTGAAAAGAACCAAACTGAAAGAAAGTAAATCCCAACGAATAAAAGCTGGTGATATTGGTTCTACGTTTGATTAAGAACTTTCTTGGAGGTTCCATCAAAGATGTCAGCTGGTGGTTTTGAGGAAGAAGTAACTAGTAAGAGCAGGTGGAGGCACCTCTTTCACACTTTGAAGACAAAACGTATCAGAATCTGTAACAAATCCAAAATCGACAACAGCAGAATATCCAACATAAAGAAGAAACATGGAACAGGTAAAGTATTTAAGTACCCAGAAGCCATTGCTGAAGCTGATTGTGAAGAAACTCTGAAAACTTTGTTTAGACAGTGAAGATTTGGACGGTATAGGAATGGGATTCTGGACATGGTATAAATAGAAAACAGCAGATGAAAGTTCGAGGCGTTGAATCAGGAGGGAATGAAGTTATTCGAATACAAATATTATGAGTGCAATGATAATTGATGTtgaaaacttttcaaaatttgtgtGATGTACGTACATGTAATTAATGTATATTCATTCATGTTTTGGTACATGTATAATATTGTGAATGTTTCTAAAATGTACATTCATTTATGAATGTGTTCATGTATATGGGAATCCTTGAATGAAAGGATAGATTCATGATTTGATTTTAAGATCATGAGATGCATGAATtaaagtgcatgaatttgtacACAATACTTTGAATCTATTCATACAAGTATTTAATGAGTTCCTTTGTTTCTTAAGCAATCTTCGTATATAAAGAGGTCAAGTAGAGAGTGGTTTGTTGcaaaaaatcactttcctaCTATTGTATACTCTCTCAAAAGCACTCCTTAGTTCAAAAGGGTTTGTCTTGCTTTGTACAAGAGTGTAAGACAAACAAATTTCATCTTATGTTAAAGGATATTTGTCCAAGGTTTTTGCACGTCATACCGGACAAATAAAGCTGAAAGGAAAGTGATCTTCTATCACGATTTGAAGCCAATTCTTGTCAGAACATTTGCCAGTTCGTTGCAATTATTCCCAACAATCTTTAGGCTTTATTTGTACTCTATAATGGCTAGTACCTTGAAAGAATTGGCATCCAACATTGTCAAGCTCGAGAGGTTTGATGGAGGAAATTTCATTCGTTGGCAAAAACGTGTTCATTTCCTTCTCACTGCACTCAAAGTGATCTATGTTTTAACCACACCAAAACCATTGGTCATCAATCTCGAGGAAGAAACTCTTGAAGACATCCGAAACCGTCAAAAATGGGAGAAAGACGATGAAATATGCTGTGGTCACATCCTCAATACCATGAGCGACAGCCTGTTTGATATCTACCATTCAATTACCAGCGCCAAGGAACTTTGGGATCATTTGGAGTCCAAGTACATGCAAGAAGATGCTACAAGTAAGAAGTTTCTTGTCTCGTTTTTTAATAATTATAAGATGGTAGATAGTAAGTCTGTTATGGAGCAATTTAGTGAGATTGAAAGGTTTCTTAATCACTTCACACAACACAATCTACACATGGATGAAACCATTATTGTTTGCTCTATAATAGATAAGTTACCACCTTCTTGGAAAGATTTCAAGAGAGACCTCAAACATAAGAAAGAGGATATCTCTCTTGAGATTCTTGCTAAATCTCTTCGAGTAGAAGAGGAAATTCGcatgcaagaaaagaaggataCTCAAATCCTTGAAGAAAACAAAGATTCTACTTCAAAAGTGCATGTGATTGGAGAGAGACAAACTGAAAAATCTCAAGGAAGCAAGAATGGCCAACAACACAAGAACCAGtccaagaaaaggaagaagcgACAATGCTTCTATTGCAAGAAAAAGGGGACATTACAAGTCCGAGTGCAAGATtcttcaaaataagaagaagaagcaaGAGTCTTCCCAAAATACAAGCAGAAATCTTGTGGCAATGATCTCTGAAATCAATAtgattgaagatgattttgctTGGTGGGTTAATTCTGGAGCTACGCGACACGTGTGCAACATTAAAACGTTCTTCAAATCCATGAAACCGGTGGATGAAAGCACTGTTATTTACATGAAAAATTCTGCTACAATTCCGGTTCAAGGCATTGGAGAAGTAGAATTAAAATTTACTTCCGACAATATTGTAATCTTGACAAATATGTTTTATGTACCGGAAGTTAGGAAGAACTTGGTGTCGGCTAGTCTGTTAAACAAATTTGGCTTTAGACTTGTGTTTGAGGTTGACAAATTTATTTTGTCTAAAGGTGATATGTTTGTAGGCAAGGATTATCTTTGCAATGGGATGTTTAAATTGAATGTACTTGCTATTAGAAATAATAAGATTGATACTGTTTCTGTGTATTTGGTTGAGTCTTCTTTTGAATTGTGACATAATAGGATTGGTCATGTTAATTACAAAAGAATGCATGAAATGATGAGACTTGATTTGCTGTCATATTGTGATAAGAttaaaggaaaatgcaaaacaTGCATGCTAATgaaaatcacaagaaattcattttctaAAGTTGAAAGGTCATCTAAAATCTTGGATTTTATTCATAGTGATGTATGTGATTTGCATGGTACTCCTATTTTGGGTGGTAAAAATTACTTTGtgacttttattgatgattataGTAGATACTGTTATGTTTTCTTGTTACACTCAAAAGGTGAAGcattgcaaaaattcaaaacataaaaatcaGAAGTTGAATTTCATTGTGAATCCTTTATCAAATGTCTAAGGACAGATAGAGGTGGAGAGTATTATGATATTACCTATTTTGAGTCTGTTGGGATAAAACATGAGGTGACTGCTCCTTATATACCACAGCAAAATAGTGTAGCCGAAAGGAAAAATCGTGTATTGACAGAAATGGTTAATGTACTTTTGTCAAAGTCTAGACTAAGTCAAGAATTTTGGGGTGAAACTTTGTTAACGGCTTGTCATATCCTAAATAGAGTTCCTAATAAAAGGAGTTCTATAACCCCTAAATAGAGTTCCTAATAAAAGGAAGTCCAACCTAAACTATTTAAAAGTTTGGGGTTGTAGGGCTGTTGTAAAACTCTCAGAacctaaaaaaagaaaattgggaGAAAGAGGTGTGGAGTGTATATTTTTAGGATATGCACAAAATAGCAAAACTTGTAGGTTCATGGTAATTGATTCTAACGATTCAATTTCAGTTAATACCATAATTGAATCTAGAAATGTTATTTTTGAAGAGAATAGGTTCACCTTTAGAAAAGATATCATTCCAAAATCAAGTGAATTAACAAAAGATGGTGAAAATGAAACCATTGAATTGAGAAGAAGCAAAAGAGCTAGAAAGTCAAAAGACTTCGGTTCGGACTTTTATATGTATCTAGTTGAAGGAACTAGAGATACAGTGAGCAACCAAATTTCATACTGCTTCAATACAGAGCCTGATCCCAAGACCTATGAAGAAGCAATGAACTCACAAGATGCTCCCTTTTGGAAGGAAGCTATTAATGATGAGATGGACTCAATCATAGGTAATAAAACCTGAAAATTAGTAGACTTACCacttggttcaaaatcaattgGTTGTAAGTGGattttcaagaagaaaatgaagatcgATGGAACTATTGATAAGTTCAAGATTAGGTTGGTTGCCAAAGGGTTTACACAAAAGTATGGTGTGGACTATTTTGACACATATTCTCCAGTAGTTAGAATTGCTACAATTAGAGTGCTACTTGCTATAGTTTCTATCCAAAATCTAGTCATTCaccaaatggatgttaaaacaGCATTTTTGAATGGTGATTTGGATGAAGAAGTATATATGGAGCAACTCGAAGGGTTTGTGATACTTGGTCAAGAGCATAAGGTGTGTAAACTTGTAAAGTCTTTATATTGACTAAAACAATCACCGAAGCAATGGCACCGGAAATTTGACCAAAGTATTCTTACTAGTGGAttcaaaataaatgaatttGATAAATGCATTTATAGCAAGTTTAATGATGGCAAAGGTGTCATAATTtgtttatatgttgatgatatgttAATTTTTGGGATTGACTTAGAACAAGTTGAAGTCACAAAAACTTTGCTTTCAAGCAAATTTGACATGAAAGACATGGGTGAGACAGATGTCATTTTGGGTATAAGAATCTTCAAACATGATAACAATATAATATTGTCTCAATCACATTATATAGAAAAGATTCTTAATAAGTTCCATCAAAGTGATTGTACTCCAGCCTCAACACCATTGGATCccaaaataaattttgtgaaaaatgaGGGGGATTCAAAATCTCAAATGGAATATGCCAAGGTTATAGGGTGCTTAATGTATGCAATGACTTGTACTAGACCTGATATTGCATATGCAGTTGGTATATTGAGCAGATATACAAGCAACTCTAGTAGGTTACATTGGCAAGGTGTAACCAGAATTTTAAAGTATTTAAAGACCACTAAGGACTATGGTATATGTTATACCGGTTATCCTTCAGTTTTAGAAGGATTTTCAAATGCTAGTTGGATCACCAATAAAGATGATCACTCGTCGACAAGTGGTTGGATCTTTATGCTCGGTAGAGGTGCAATTTTGTGGGGTTCTAAAAAACAGACTTGTATCACCGATTCAACAATAGTAGCAGAATTTGTAGCACTTGTTTCGGCTTATAAGGAAGCTGAGTGGCTACGTAATTTACTTTGTGATATACCGTTGTGGCCAACACCTTTGTCGCCTATCTCAATCCATTGTGATAGTGCAACTACATTTGCTAAAATATATAGTCATGTGTATAATGGTAAGTCAAGACACATCGGTTTAAGACATAGTTATGTTAAAGATTTGATCACAAATGGAGTCATATCAATTGACTTTGTGAGATctaatgaaaatttgagtgattttttgacaaaaggATTATCAAGGAATTTGGTGTCAAGTACATCAAGGGGGATGGGTTTAAAGTCCGAAATTCTTGATCACTAATGGTAGAACCTCAATTCAACGCTAGATACAACGTCTAGTCTTGAATTCAATGAGTGAAAGTATATCATTCTAGTGGTTAGTGCACTATGTGAAATTTAGACATTCCAATGTTGAATAATGCATGTTATTCTCGCCAGTGCAAATGTAATGGTGAGTCATTGGACTTTTAACGAATCTTAAAAGTGCTGTCTATGGCGGGGGCACTAAGATGTCGCCTATATGAATGTTGGTTTTCGGCAAACCACAAAGTTAAGGACTTTACTttgtaacattcatgaaaggatagtGATACATAGCCGTAAAATATATCGTTGAAGAACTTATGATTATGCATTACTCAGTGTGTGATGTGTTTATGAGGTTGGTCCAATGTCCAAGTGATTCAAAGCTTGTCTACCATcttgaaggattgatttcaaaGAACCTTCACTAAGATAGTGGTTCAATCGAAAGACACCATTTTTATGCATATGAGTGTCAGATTATTCGGTGACCTTTTAGAAATccattttctaaattttgaaaatggcgAGGGATTGTtggaaacttttcaaaatttgtgtGATGTATATACATGTAATTAATGTATATTCATTCATGTTTTGGTACATGTATAGTATTGTGAATGTTTCTAAAGTGTACATTCATTTATGAATGTGTTCATGTATATGAAAATTCTTGAATGAAAGGATAGATTCATGATTTGATTTTAAGATCATGAGATGCATGAATtaaagtgcatgaatttgtacACGATACTTTGAATCTATTCATACAAGTATTTAATGAGTTCCTTTGTTTCTTAAACAATCTTCGTATATGAAGAGGTCAAGTAGAGAGTGGTTTGCTGCAGAAAATCACTTTCCTACTATTGTATACTCTCTCAAAAGCACTCCTTAGTTCAAAAGGGTTTGTCTTGCTTTGTGCAAGAGTGTAAGACAAACAAACTTTATCTTTTGTTAAAGAATATTTGTCCAAGGTTTTTGCACGTCATACCGGACAAATAAAGCCTAAAGGAAAGTGATCTTCTATCACGATTTGAAGCCAATTCTTGTCATAACATTTGCCAGTTCGTTGCAATTATTCCCAACAATTGATAACGTCCAAGTTGGCCATATTATTATTCATGACAAGGGCAGCTATTCAAAAGCTAGCAGGCTCTTTTACTTTTATCCAACACAAGCTGGGATAGGTGATAAGTCCAATTTAGCACCTGAAATCTATGGAAGTATCTAAATTGAGCCCCATTCATGAAtctaaattttgttatattgAGCCCTCGTAACCATTTCTTGTTATATATTTTCAATTTGCAGTACTTTAGATGTCAAACATTGCTTCCTTTCTATTGCTCTATTTTATGAAATTGTCTTAGTTTAACTTTAGGTATAAGGAGTGAAATCTGAAAATTATACAACTCAAGAAAAAGAGCTAACTCTATTTTCTAGAAGGCGCATTTCGTagttcttttctttctagaaAGCACATAAGAGGCCAAGAAATTTGCCATAAACTAACATATTGGGTCCATTTTCAAAGTCAAGATATTTGCCATAAATAGCATATTGGGTCCGTTTTCAAAGTCGCGTAATCGAACACTACAAATTCATAGACGTCTGCCTTCCAGTTCCAGCACCCTCATGACTTTTTAGTTACAACAATGAGCAAAGCATCATCAAATTTGAGGTTCGGAAACTTGTGGGTTTTGGGGTGGTGGACTTGGAAGTCAGCTGCCAAAGGAAGCAACTCAGCTCAGTTGCAGGGTTTTATTTCTGTCATTCATGCATGTACTAATAGAAAGATGACATTTTTAAACGTATACTTTGGTTACAGATATGTCTCGTACCGAGACAAACTGCGATAGCAGTCTAAGAAGGCGGAGCTGCACCATATCAGGCGGGATTGCATTGCCTGGTTCTAATTCTTCAGGCTTCTGGTGTTTCTTGTTCCTACTTCAAGAAAGTCCAGTTACATAGGATTTAACCTTCGAGCATGAACCATCCTCAAcctaaaagggaaaaaacatTACCTGTTGGTTTTTTTTCATGATAACCGGTCTAGATTTTTGGGCCAGTCGCTACCAATTGTAATCAAACTAGCAAAAACGTTACGAGTTGACAGGGAAATTGAGTAGTGATCATTGCTTCGTCAGAAAAGGACGCAACAGTTTCTCTTTCAAGCGCTGCTCGTACATGTAAACTCTTTACTGCTAAAGCACTATTCCCATTACATcttattatttcattttttgactCGAAAAACTCGAATCTTGATCACATTCCGGACATATGGTCTACTGGCAATAGATAGAAATTGACACCTCCAATTACTCACAAAATTTTTGTGGCACTTCTAACATTAGTAAGAAATAATTATGAGGCTTTAGAAACAAGAATAAGGAGATGCTTCCATTACATTGAAGATGTTGCAGTAGTTGAAAACCTTATAAAAGTATTGTCAAGGTGTAGCATAGCTCATCATGGAAACACACAACGATGAAAGAGCATAAAAGTTGAATGTAGACCAGTCTGATGAGAAAAAGTAGTATTACAACCTTAAACTGAATGCAAGACAAAGTTGTATTACAACCTTAAAATGGAGGCAAAGCTGCCAACAGTACAGAATGTAGATGCAATAACGTTTATTGACATCAAACACTTAGAAAGCAAAGCCGCAAAACAACACAGAATGTAGACATAAACAAAGTTTATTTACATCAGGCAGTTGCTCCTTGTTAGGCATAACGCTTGAGATATGATCCTGCAACATGCATATGCCCTTGAAGATGACGAGCGTGATTATCCCAATTCCAAGTGATTTCAAGGGAGCTCAGGCCTGAGGCCGGACACGACTACAAACATTAGAACAATGCATCCCAAGAACTTCTAGCAAATCTCATGAAAGAGTATATCATTTGGCAGTAGAATTTACCGTGTCAAGACCGAAACGTCTTTTTAAAGCTGCTAAAAGCTCGTTTTGATCATATTTTGTCGCTTTGTAAGCCTCGATCTTGTTAACTTCCTGTAAAAGTAAATGAAGTAGGTAATAATCAACTTAAGCGCTTCCAGTCCCAAGTCCCAACAGACTGCAATGAGCTCTGGAACATGTACTCTTTTCTTAACCCAAGTGATGTGTCGAAAGCAGTGCAGATATTAGATTCAGATCGATGATACCACATCACTATGGAATTTATGAATAAAAGTGGCAGATTACTGTGTCCAAAAAGATGCCCCAATTGCTCTATCAGACCAAGTCATTTCAATTGGTGCCCACTTGGGAGGATCATTAAGAATTGAAGGACTTGATGACAAACGATATCTGCACTTAAATGGCACTTCCAGTTTCTTTCTGACTATTCTCTACATGATTTTGCATGGGGAACTACTAGTAAGTTCTGTCAGTACCTCAATCCATGCTGCCAGTTTTGGCCTGCCCTCTGTAATATCATACTTCTTCACGTCCAGCAGGAAGGGTTGGAACCTTTCAACAAATGGAGCATAAGCTACATCCACCTGAGTTTGCAAAGGGAAAAGGATGAATCAACCTATCATTCTTCAAGATAACATGAGTACAACTGATAGTGAATCCAAATACCattgtaatttcttttttttttaatatcccTTTCGTAATGCTTGACAGAAGAACTTCATTTAAACAAGGTATATGTGAACAAATAGAACTCCCAACTTTTTGCACTTACCAGACTGAAGGTTTCAAGGAAAAAAGGACCATCATCGAATTTGCCAAGGGCATTCTCAAGGTAATCAACAGCAGAACCTAATCAAATCACACACTTCAGTATCAACTTTTACAGGAATTAGTAGCCAAAAGCCATGAACACTCAACTTACCAACGTCACCAATTCCATCTGCTCTGATAGAAGAAAATACAGCTCCATTAAAGGAGTCGGAGTAGGACAACAACTCTTCTGCAAACTCTCTCTTAGCAGGGTCCTACATATTTAGTCAGAGAACTCAAATAAAAACACAAGCTATCACAGAATGCAGACTAAAAGCAGCCAACTTAGCTCACCGAAATTTAACAGATAAATGTAATGAATCTTACCTCAGGAAGAAGTGAAGGACCTTCAAACATTTCATCCAGATATCTGATTAGATCGAGAGACTCTCCTTTTACTTCATTATTATGTACCAGAGACGGCACCTGCTTGACAGTGGAGCATTGGAAAAGCCCAACAGAGTACAAACTAAATTCACATGCAATATGATTTGCTGTTGAAATTTGACTTTCATCTCAACTTCAAATCATGCCTTGTACGTTTTGTTATCAAGAAATTTCTTGGTATCATATTTCGTTGATATTATTTGTCAACCAATTAAGATTTCCAGGCCTGACGCAAGCAGACATATGTTCTTCAAGCAGTAAATAATTCTTGCCGAGTTTTTCTGAACATTTAGCATGATTTTGGTATAGCTATACTCTATAGTTAGTATCAAAGACCTCATGCAGCATAGCGCAATTAAATATTCAACCTTGTTTGCTGGGTAAACTTTCTCCTTATACCAGGCTGGCCTATTATCTAGGTCAACAGCAATCACTTTTATCTTATCTTGCAATCCCTGCTCCATAAAAGAATATAAACACAAATCAGGAAATTCACAAAGGTGATAGATTAGATCAAGCAGAATCACCAGGGTCCAGAAGAACTCCCCAACAAACCTTGCAATTCCTTGTGATCCACACACGTTGTGCAAACGGGCATACGTAAGCTATGAACAACCTAAAATCAAGACATGAAACATCTCTGAGTTTCAAATTATTACTGTATAATTCCATGTTGTCATCCGAAGATATTCAAAACAACCAAATTTTTTGTTCTCTAGGTTCCGATGTAGAAAACATCGAGATTTCATCTACGTCCCATATTGATTCTCAGTTCAAAGCTATCAAATTTGTTCATCTCAAATACAATATCACTAAAGGCCAATACAGCCTTCTAACAGTAGTCATGGTTAGCAACTCAATTCTCAACCCAAAATTCTTGGTTGGCCATCTCAAAGTTAGATCAGGACATTAAAAACCTTGACAAACATCTTTGATCGATCCGATGTAAGACGCAGGCCAGTTACAACATACAAggtaaaaaagagaaaagaaccaAACTCAAATAAAGGAATTCCCACCAAGTAAAGCTGGTGCTATCGATTCCACTGGCATTAAAGAACTTACTTGGTGGTTCCATCAAAGATGTCAGCAGGAAATTCTGAGGCAGGATCAAGAGTGGGTGGAAGCACCTCTTTCACACTTCGGGAACAAAAACATACCACAATCAGTAACAAAATCCGACATAAAAAACAGCAAAGTACAGACAAACAAAAGTCTTATTTCAATTACCCAGAAGCCATAACTGAAGGTGATGGTGAAGAAACTCTGTAAAAATTTTGTCTTGAAAGTGAAGTTCTGTATGGTATGCAAATGTGGATTTTGGACAGAGTATAAATAGTCGAAGGAGAACAACATTCGAGGCCTTAATGAATCAGCACCGATGAATCGAGTCCTCGTGGAAATGTATGGTTCCAGGATAATTGGTTATGTTCAAAGTGGCCCATACAACATTCACCTTTTTCTAAAGCCAGTCGGGATTGCTTTGACATTAAATATTAACACAACCGATTGACATTTGACAGATAGTTGTTACCCACTTTTAATTATTACAGCAAAGACTTGGTGACGAGGGACAATGGATTAATATGAGGCCAACATCCAGAAAGAATCCAAACACCAAATAAATCGAGCTTTGGAATAATCTTTGTATCAAACTTGCGTAGTATATCATTTCTTGGGGGGATGGTTTTGCAGAGAGCAACAACATATTTGAATGGAGAGATTTAACATAATCGCCATATCCGCGAATTTAAACTAAAACATTGCC
Encoded proteins:
- the LOC113782023 gene encoding protein IN2-1 homolog B-like, translating into MASGCLHLLLLVTSSSKPPADIFDGTSRLLVAYLCPFAKAAWIARNYKGLQDRVKLIAIDLESWPAWYQQKLYPANEVRYLLALCADNNQVKGGSIEIINYFEENFEGPSVLPDDPARKAFAEKLLSYSNSFYGGVISSFMANGAGKTGAAFDYLEDALGKFDDGPFFLGQFSLVDMVFAPHVEMFQPFLLDFKKYDITEGRPKLAAWIEEVNKIKAYTATKFDPDKLLATLKRRFKFKVVTPVFSLSGWSVENLLCPFIFLCI
- the LOC113782924 gene encoding protein IN2-1 homolog B-like encodes the protein MASGVKEVLPPTLDPASEFPADIFDGTTKLFIAYVCPFAQRVWITRNCKGLQDKIKVIAVDLDNRPAWYKEKVYPANKVPSLVHNNEVKGESLDLIRYLDEMFEGPSLLPEDPAKREFAEELLSYSDSFNGAVFSSIRADGIGDVGSAVDYLENALGKFDDGPFFLETFSLVDVAYAPFVERFQPFLLDVKKYDITEGRPKLAAWIEEVNKIEAYKATKYDQNELLAALKRRFGLDTA